A stretch of DNA from Macrotis lagotis isolate mMagLag1 chromosome X, bilby.v1.9.chrom.fasta, whole genome shotgun sequence:
agctgtgtgacctggacaagtcatgtaactctctttgcctcagtttcctcatctgtaaattgagttgAAGAAGCAAATGGAaagccattctagtatctttgccaagaaaatcccaaatggggtcacaaaatatCACATACAGCTGTAATGACTGGACAACATCAATGGAAAAGGTGTTGGGAGAGGATAGAGTTTCTGAGGCAGTGGAGCATTCTATAGAGTGAGTTGAGCCTGGAGTAAAGTGAACATGGATGGTGCCCCTGAAGCTATGTTTTTCATACAAGGTTTCAAAACTATGCTCTTGGGGATTGATTCCCCCTAAACATTTAGAGACACCAAGGCaaatagcaaaaatatttaatagcaaAAATATAAATCCCTCCTTGCCATGGAAAATGGTTCTTTGTTGCCTACTATTTACCTGCCCTAGACACCTCACCCCCATGAAGTGGGTTTTACTATGGaacatcttcctgacttgaagtcTTACTTAGAAATGAATTGTTGAGAAAAGATTTGGACTTTAAGATCTTTGAAAGCAGGGCATCCATCCCTGTTGCTAGTGATGTGCTTTTGAAGTGTGAGATCACTGAGTTGACATGGCCTTCTGGTCTTGCTCAATGTGCTTTTGAGCCCCAAGGATGGGGCAGGGGTAGTAACTCCCCCAATAAATCCTTGGGTGGGTATTGTTTCTTAATAGGttgattgtcttttatttttttaagctctCTGGCTGACATAGTCCATATAGTTTTTAAAGGGAAATACCAAGTGTTAGGGGAGGGGCAGTTCAAATGATAGCTCATTCACCTGAAAACTCTCCAAGTACTACTGAACATAAGGTACAGAGTCTGAGTGTTTGGCAGATTTTGTAGCAGATGTGATGATATTTTGTTTTGTGGATTTTTGGGGAGGGATATGGAGGCAGATTCTATGAGACCCTGATAGAACCAGTGATCTCCTCGGttcttatttaaactttttaattaatgTCGTATTGATATCTATTTTATGTCAGCAGTTTCTAGACAGTCCCCTCTTCTCTACATCTCCCCTACCCCAACACGGCCAACAAATACTGGATAGTTTTTTAAATATCACACAAGATATCAGAATTCTTATtaaaatcctttccttccttaattGAATTCAATGTTCATCATGTGCAGGGTGTCATGAAAGGGGCTATACCAGTCTAAGGACAGCAAGGAATGACTATCTTCTCTGAGCCATTGTTGAGGAGCTAGAGTCCTGTTACTGAGACTAGAGATAAGATCCTGAATTGACCTTGTTGAGTGTTATAGTGATGCTCGTTGTACTTGACTAAATGTTCTCTTAGAGCTATTTTATCAGATCACACGGCAATGCTCACAGTTTGGTGACTCTGGTTGGCATGGTTCCAGATTGTGTTCTAAAATGGCCAGACCAAATCATAACTCTACAAACAGTGCATTGCATTAGTGTGCTTGTTTCCTACCAAATTGTAATTTCCCTTtgtttgtcatctttgccagtctgaaaggtatgaCACAGAACATCAGGGTTGTTTTATTCACATTCCTAAAATTTTTAGTCATTTGGAGAATTTTATCACATGATTATTGAtggcttggatttcttcctttgagaactgcCTATTCTTATCCTTTGCTTCTTATCTCTTGGGGAATAACTCTGAACAAGGCAGTTTCTAGCATAAATAACATGCCATTCAAAATGAATGTAAATTTAAAACTCATAAGTTGTAAAGAGTAaatagtaaaaaagtaaaaaaaaattactttcatttcAGATGGAGTATGAAGGCTTAAGACGTGAAGTtcagagaagagatgaagaaattgagcttAGAAATACTCGTCTGGCTGAAGTAACTCGACAGAAAGAGATCTCTGACCATCATCTAGAAGAGGCCTTGGAAACCCTCCAAAGTGAACGAGAACAGAAAAATGAGCTGCGCAGGGTGCTGTCTGGGTACATCAACACCTATGATTCCTTAGGGACTTTGCCGACAAATTTTGATGACCTGAATCAGTGTAATGATGACAGCCTGGGCATTGGCTACAACAATCAAGTATTCAGGAACCACAGAGAAAATATGATGTCCATGCCTCAAGCTAGCAACAGCTCCAGGTCCCAACCTGGTTTGGTGTGTGATCTTTTGAGTGAGCTCAGTTTATCAGAGATTCAGAAACTGAACCAGCAGCTTCTGCAGGTAGGAGGGGTCTTTTCTGTGTGTTTGTCAGTTAGGGAGCATGAGTATTTAAACTAAATGAGCCTCTTAGAAGAGTTCAGCACTCCAATCCAAGATGGCAAAATACTTCTCAGAAGTATTCGGTTGGCTTTCTTTTGCTGAGCTATATATAGAACTTCCTTCAGTGGCACAAACCTAGTGGCCTTAGGGTACCTTTGTCTTTGGGGCTTTCAAAAgtgagataggttaggtgtgctAGTGGGGCTCAGCAATGGCAGAGACAATCTGTAGATATGATGAAAGGGAACTAGGATGTGGAAAGTCAAAGGCATTTTCTCCACAAATgacttttcctgaaaaaaaatgcaGACATTTGGAACATGTCTTAAAGTAAGCCAATGAGAAAACACCTTCGAGGTGGTCGAGGAGTTGTAACCTTACCTCTCTGAGACTTGTTGCAGAAACGAGATGCCCCCAATTGTACTCTTCTGACCTTCGGAAGATCATATGATAAATTCTTAGCCATTTGGCAACTCAGTCATTTTCTTCAAAGAGAGTTATCTGAAACATCTTGTTTCCCATGCTTCCATGGGTATTTTGACTTCTCATTCATTCTTGAAATAACTTTGAGAGGTTGGTTGGTAGCAAGTGTTCAGCTATTCAGGTATAGGAAATGAGGTTTAGGATGAATTGGAACTGCCTATCTCTGAGTCTGTTCCATTCGAAAACTCTTACATGGcaataataaatgattgttgaaatggCAATCATTCTACCTCATTAAGCATATTCTGGGCTGAACAGTTTTTGCTAAATCAAACTGAATGTGGGATAGCCTGTGATAATAAATAGAACTGTGTCCCAGCATAACATCAATAGCTAGCtagatagagagatgatagaacaagcatttattaaactttcaCTATGTGCTAGATACTATCCTGAGTTCTAGAGAGACAAATACAAGAAAACAAGACAGCATGTGCCTTCAAGGAATTCACTTTCCAACTGGGGAAGACATTGCAAAAAGGATAGAGGATCATCTTAGCCTGCCTACTCTAAGAGGGCTATATTAGAGAGACAAGAACCAGGCTCTTAAATAGATTGAATAATCCATTGAAGAATTGAATTGAAGAATCCATTATAGGAGACAGTACACTAGACTAGTACACTAGAAAGAGCCCCACGTCTGAAGTCAGAGGCCCCTGGGGGACCTGGGcccaaattctgcctctgattcaTATGACCTGGGGTACATCATTTAgttttaacctctctgggtttctctttcctcatctgtaaaatgaggggggggtTGGATTAAATGAACACTGCTTAAGAATCTAACTCCAAGGGTGGAAGCCTAACTACACTGTCTACAGAGCTGACTGCTTGGCTTGCCCTGATTTTCTCTTAAGAGAGAATACTTATTCTGTCACAGAGACTTTCATGACTTGTGAAGTTTATTGTTCCTCTCATTTCCTCCTtccatatttggaaaaaaatcacttgctgtttttctttatgtttcttgccATATACTAAGCTTATAAGTTCTATGTCACCTACTTGAGTGTTTAAAATGTTCTATTATTTGGCAGGAAATTCACCTTTAGAATGGAATCAACTGactgtgtttttgttttcttttttaatcacagAAGAGCAGTATAGTCTTTTAGAGTCAAAGAATTAACTTCCATTTATCATTAAATGATACTTAAGGTATATGGTGAGAAAGCCTTCCATTTAagcatttgtttattttccttcattgttATGTGTGAAAAGTTCTTTGTGGCCTGGCTTTCACAGCTGGTATCTTTCACCCTCAGAAACAACCTCTTGTTGTTTGAACAAAGgggatacatacatatatatatatatatatatatatatatatatatatatatatatatatatgtacatatatgtatatatatgcacacacatatatatgcatgtgtatatacatacatgcaaatacacactcctatatatacatgcatactatatatacatacatatacacacatataagatAATGGTCATCTCTTAATCTCATGTTATAGGAAGATTAGCAAAGGGAATGGGAGAGATATCATGGATTTTAATCTGCTTAAGCAGTTTACTGACTAGTTATTTTTAATACTGTGTATTTTTAGACCAggaaatgactaaaaatattCTCAAAATGCCACATCCTGGGACTCAAGGATGACTGACACCATTTAAATGAGTATGACAAAGAGCAGTTGCTatgcttttccttcattccttttggtAGACCCAACTTTGGAATTTGCTTCTGGAAAGATTGGTATAATTGCTTTTGATTTGGTATTGTTACTAAGTCAGTTAGATCAAGGTAATTGTTAATAAATTTTCTAAGCCAATCTGGTATAGTTTTATTCCTAAAAGAAGGAGAGAATTgaaatctaggtaattattagagaTCTCTGTAATAAATTTTGATTGTGCTACTATTGTGTGCAAAGCACCTGCAAGGCATTGGGGGAAGTTTAGAGCAGTAAAGACACTTCTTTGAATAGCTATACTACACAATAGGACATGAGGACTGTGTCAAAGACCTAGAAAACCCAGTGCTATGTGAGACTTGTAGAACAAAGTCATTCCAACCGGGGGGAATATAGAAAGCTTCCTGGAGAAGGAGGCTTTTCATTGGAACATTAAAGCTTCCTGGAGAAGGAGGCTTTTCATTGGAACATTAAAGCTGCTGAGATAATATTCTTAAATCTGACCATCTTACCCTAATGATCCCAAACCTACAGTGGTCTCTTATCATCTGGAGGATAAATAACAAATGTAGGTTGGCATTTAAGGCTCTCTCCATCTCACACAATATTTCCCCTCTTGTCATCTATATCCCAGTTAGACTGTGCCAGCAGATGTTCCTACATTCAGCACTTAAGAGACCCTAGTTCTGGGAAGATTTACCTGATTTGTTAAAGTtctctttttaaagtttctttgatCAGTTTGTTAGAAATGGCCCTCAGTCCCCTTACTGCTTACTGGAACTCAATGATCAGGATATGTGTTGCAGTCCCTCATCAGGACCCAGAGTTTGTGAGGTTAGGGCCTCAATTTCATGTTCATCTGTGTACCCACATTGTGttggaagattttattttcatttttgttttattttttacttcatttttctcttttttgtttgaaCAGAGGAGTAACATCAACAGATCTAtacttttgaaagatttttttgacTTAAAGAGTATAGAAGAGAGGTGGGAGTAGGCTATTGTAATATTACAATAAGGAGGGTTTGTATTATTATCAAGATTACTATGGGAATGGAGAGCATAGTAGACAAATGTAGGAAATATTTGGAAGTGGAATCAGCAAGACTGGTAACTGACTGGCTAGGAAAAGTCACAAAGACAGAAAAGTGCAAAGTTGACCCCAAGTTTACAAAACTGGGAGGCTATGTATGAATGGTGCTACTACCAAGAAAAactgtgaagtcaggaagaataggtatttttttcctctccaagaaatcaaaggattttagaattcagaaaaaaacctcAAATCCAATTAGACCATATCCAGATCCATATCCCCCAAAGGTTCCCCAATGCAGCATGCCCAGCAAATGGTTCTTTCATCATTTGCTTAAATACCTTCAAGGAGGGAACTAGTTACCTCTCAGGGCAGCTGATTACACTTTGGGACAACTGTTGGCCTTTCCCTGACCTTGAGACTCTTTAAAACTTCTACCTATTATTGTTCCTAGTTTGGCCTCCTGGGACTAAATAGTAAAGAatatttgagttttcttctttatcacaGATTTTCAAATACCCTAAGATGGTCATTTTGCCCTTCCTTACTCAAGTCttttcttcagttccttcaaccatTATTCATATAGCATAAACTCAAATCTTTTCACTATTCTGTTTGCTCCCTGGATATTTATTAGCTTGCTTACATTGTGGTATAAAGACCACAAAAATTTTCTCCCCTCAGGGTCctgtttcctttcccctcccctcctctccttgaTGCCCTTTTCCAAATATACAATGAGGGTAGACTTTAGAATCtcagaggttggactagatgacccttGGCACCCCCCGAATCCTTTTTCTATGTAGAGTCCTTCCACAGGATGTCTAACAAGTGGTCATTTAGTTCAAGGCCCAGAttagaataaattttaatttccGTTGAAATTCTTTGCTTTGTACTTACAGGTTGATCATGAAAAGTCAACGCTATTAAATAGTATAAAAGAGTTGCAGACACAGCTTGATAGTACAAAGGATGCACTGTCCAAACAACAAGCTCAAAATAGCTACCTTCTTGAGCAAATCCAGTCTTTAAACAAACGGTATGGTAGTAACGACCTGAGTTTGCTCtttggaaaagatggagagaagagCAGTGCCAGTGAACTCAGTGGACCCGAACATAAATGTGTGGCGTCAAACTGTCCCCAAGCCTCCAGACTGAAGACGGAACTTCAGGAGATGCATGAGAAATACCAAGATTTGGAAGCCAAGTACAAGCAGGACATGGAGGCCTGGCAAGAAGAATCTCAAAACCTAACTGAGAAGATTCGATTCTGGGCCAAATCAGGTAAGCAGAAGCAAGAGATCATTACTAATCTGGAGAATGAGCTTCAGGCTTCAAGAAAACGGTCAACAGAATTTCAGAGCAAACTGAGCCTAGCCCAGGAAGAGCTACAGGTGATTACTGAAGACCTGGCCAACATGTATCGCCGCATCTGTGTCTGCAACAACCTGTTACCTGATCATGGTCTATTGGATAGTTTTAAAGATGGTCAAACCCCTGTCCATACCTGCAAAAGGCATGCCAATGATGTTGTGGCCAATGTCCGTATGTGCCGAAGTCAGTCTAATGATCTCTTTGTGAAAGTTTTGTTTAGCCCTGAGTCAAGCACCGTGAAAAGTGGCAGCAGCAATCAGTCTGTTAGTGATTCTCCTTGTGAGTCTGATGGAGAGGAATATGAAAAGGAACCTGAGAGTCTTTCCACCCAAATTTCCATCATTGGAAGTCAGGTGAAGCAACTCCAGACAGCCCTGACAATATCATTGCGCAACAAGTCACTTGAAGCCATGTCAACAGAGTTGAAGGATAAAAACGCTCTTGTtgatgaaataatgaaattaaagtcTTTACTGAACACCCAGAGAGAGCAAATAGCAACTCTGAGGACTGTATTGAAGGCCAACAAGCAGGTAAGCGATTGCTGATTATCCTGGATACTACACAGACATGTCACATTTGGCTCTAGAGCAGAGGCAGAAAGAGACAAGCTCTGAATAACAAATTTAAGGACTCAAAGATGACTTTTTGTCAGATTGAGAAAACCAGGCAACTGGATGCATTACATccaaaggaacatttttttttcctttttcctttctggaGATAAAATAATTCAACATGAAATTGACTTTTTCTAGTTTCTATTGTTTTGAGGTGTTGCTACTCCAACAAAGTGCAAAATTGTGCAAGTTATTACTTTTCATACCCAAACCCCATTGTGATGGAGAATTTAACTAATTTGTGGACTTGCCCTTGGATAGGTTAATTTTTACAGTGACTATGTTAGCCCTTCCACATCTCAACTTCCCCATCGTGGTAATTTtttgggagttttgtggaagccacagATGAAGGCCAATTGATGATACAAAGAAGTTTAGAAgctcaaaaataaacaaaatatatgtataatattatgtaatatgaacattttgtcttttaataccatattaattcagacttcttctctggaaCAACGGGAGGCCCAAAGTTTTCACAGATTTTTCCAGATCATGGGGTGCCATGCCCCTAATCTCCACaatgtgaaagggataactgTAGTGGGTTAACAGTAAGCAACCATCATAATGTAAAGTATGTTGAATAGTTGGTTCACTAAAGttgataaaatcaaataaataagcatttgttaagcattcattaagtgcaTTCACTATACTAAACTCCATGATTACAAAGaaagcaacagcaacaaaaatatggCCCCTGGCTTCTAGGTACTCATACTAATTAAATAGCCAATACACAAACAATTATGTACATGCAAAATAGACAAAATGTAAATTGGATGGTCGGAAGGAAAGCACTAGCATtgagggggcagggaaggagCAAATTGAACCTTCTCTAACTGATAGGGCTTAGCAAATTCTTCATTGCATTTTGCCAATAAGacctattctcttttcttccttttctaggcTGCTGAAGGTGCCCTTTCCAATATGAAACGCAAGTATGAAGATGAGAAGCTTGTGGTGTCAGAAAccatgagtaaattgaggcatgAACTGAAAGTTCTGAAGGAAGATGCTGCTACTTTTTCCTCCCTTCGGGCGGTGTTTGCCAGCAGGTAAATTTCATTTCTACCTCTTTTGTTTCAATAACTTCTCCAACACTCTTGCAAATTCTCTTTCTGATTATGAAGCAGCCCAGAGCTTGGGCCAAAGGAGAGCTTCTCAGTCCTTGATTGTTCTAAAATGCCCCCAAACTTGGTATATGTGTGATGAGAGGAGGGATGCAAGATTGCATCTTTTCTTCTCAGAGAAGACAATGTATACATAGAACTGTTTCAAATCACATCATCCATACCTCTTATCACTAGTTTAAACAGCTGTAACATTAAAGGATGAGAgtcatggaacatgatattccagaaggcaaaggagttaggacTACAACCTATAATCACTTACCTGTCAAAATTACACAGgggaaaaatgatcatttaatgaaatagaagggTTTCAAGCTTTCATAAGAAGAATACTAGAACTAAAccaaaaatttgatctccaatatTAAGATCCAAGAGAAGCATAAACaggtgaaaagggaaaagaaaacgaGGGATTCAATAGAACTAGAATGTTTACATCCCTACacaggaagatgatacttatgattcttaaaaattgtattactaatagttattgtttgtcctttgttatcaaagaggaCTATGGCATTAGGGATGTAATgctatgacatgcaaatgaattggatttcaggGAGGGAGAACTCAGGTCTGCATTCTTTTCCTAACTTGCACTTGACTGTGTTAAGTACATTAAATCAGAGCACTATGAAGCCTGTTCTATACTGAAGCAAACCCCCAAATCTAAGCAATCAACTCCCATAGGACTGGAGAACTTGTATTGTCCTACTTGGATGATCCCAACTCCCAAAACTTGCTGTTATTGTTGGGTTGTCCTGCACGAGTGGGCTGCTCTGAGAAAATCACTCAAGTTCCAAAATTAATTGTTATATGATTTACCTTCCCCCCTTATGATCATGTATATAATATTAGTTTCCATTGAAGCAAAGTGGAGCTCCATTCAGGAGAAATCCTGAGATTTGCAAATCTGTTCCTTGTAATGGAAGGAATTAATTAAACTGCTACTTGACTACTGGAACTTTGTGGTTTGCTCTGTTAAGCCCAGGTTAGAGACTAGCTCAgtaaaatttctgttaagagaggaaaataaattattagaaaaattagatatgacagacctttGGGTAAAACTGAATGAGAACAGATaggaaatatacattttttttcagcaaCACATTGTACACACACAAAAATCAACCATATTAGGTCATAAAACCctcaaaattaaatgtaaaaaggcagaaacataaaatgtattctttctggaacaaactgtgatatgtgaatgtaatggaatattatattgtgcaataaaaatgatgaacagtAAGATTTCAGACATACAaaatgatgtaaagtgaaatgagcagaaccaggaaaagtgTTATAGtatcagcaacattatgtgataaaTTGACTATGAATGTCTCAGCTCTTCTcaacaacacaatgatccaagacaagtagaaaggaaaatgctattcatagCCTGATAAAGAATTGGTGAActttgaatgcagattaaagcatgtttttttcaattattttaattttcctcatgtttttccccttttgatcagtttcttcttttgtaactgagactaatatggaaatgttttacataatagcacatatataaactatatcagactGCCTGCCATTTTCAGAAGAAGGGagggtagggaaggaaggaggaaaagttgaaattcaaaatcttgtaaaaatgaatgttaaaaatgttgttgatataaaatatgaaaatatataaaaatataaaaaataaaatacctagaaTGACACTGGTAAAACTGATAATTGACCTTGCTTATGAGCGTTCTTAGAATCAAGACCATATTTGATTGAGTTTCCTCATCCAGCAGTTTTTTGATATTTTCAGTCAGAAGGATGTAGCAAAGAGTGGTGGATCCCTTGTTTAGCTAGGTTTGCACCCTGGCTCCTTCTTACTAGATGTGGGATCTTAGATGAGTCATATCCCTTTAGTGAAACTTcctttatttgcaaaatggaggACAATCCTTGATTAGCTAACTCAGTTCTATAAGAAAagagttttgtaaactttaaaacaccAGGGAGATAGGAGCtgttatttattgattcattggGAAGTTTTCATTAAGACAGAAGTTTCCAGCCTTTTGGATGAAGGGATTGATTGCCCCCCCTCCCATTCCTGTGAATTGAGAACTACTTTGAGGGGGTTGCAAGGGGACATTGTTACAAGGAAAGAATTGTGTTCTTTATAAGGATGAGAAAACAACATCGCAACTGCTGACCTACAAGTGATCCAGTTAGTCTTCAGAGATAAATGGGTTGAGTATTACTGCTTGCATGGGATCCCATGTCTCAAGGGAGACTGAGATGttgaggtaaagtgatttgtggAAGGTACCAAATtaccttttcccccttcttttccaGGTGTGATGAGTATGTTTTGCAGCTTGGTGAAATACAGCAACAGCTTGCTGCTGCAGAAGATGAAAAGAAGACCTTGAAGTCTTTGCTGAGCCTAGCAATTCAGCAGAAACGGGCACTGACCCAGCGCTTGGAGGCTCTGGAAGCacagtccactgtgccacttaacagCCGGGCAAAGTTGGTTTCTGATCCTAAAGGGAAACCATTCAAAAGTAACTGGGTATGACATGCTTGCTCAAGTACAGAGCCAGGAGGTATAAGCTGGGGCAGGGGTGAGGGGGAAACTTCCACATAGTGAAGATTGTAGTTAAGGGTAGCTGGCCTGCTTCTTTTCATATCCCCATATCTTTAAGGGATTTTTCTTGATGAGATTCTTCTCATAAGTGTGTTTTCAGTTCTTGACTCAACAACTTGTCCATAATCAGGTTGATGATGTGTTCCTACCTTTGTAGCTCCATAGTTCTTTAATCATCTTTCTTAGACATGTAATTGACTTTTCAAgaactttcttcttcttcttcttcttcttcttcttcttcttcttctcctcctcctcctcctcctcctcctcctcctcttctcctcctccttcttctctctgtctctctctctgtctctgtctttctctctgactctgtctctctcggcaatggagttaagtgacttgcccaagcacaCAGCtatagttaagtgtctgaggtggaatttgaaatcaggtcctcctgactccagggctggtattctatctactgtgccacctagctgcccccttttcaaGAACTTTCTAACTTGGCTGCTGAATGATGTAACCTGAATGGGAAATTTTTATTGTGACATAACTTTGTCACCTCTAAAGTGGTTATCCCAATAAATCTCTCCACTAGCCACAGAATAATATTGCATTGAGACCTTTGAACTTAGAGTAGGAAGTTCCCATTTATTTCTCAAAATAAGACAACttagaattttatattctaagatACTGAAATCGAATCACAGATGCTTGCCTAATACTTACTTCTgtgttttatgttgtttttccTCCCAACCTCCACCAGCGATAAATGAACGACATAAAGAAAGAagaccccctcccctccctactTTTTCCAGCTGAGGGGAAGCAACAGTGTTAACAAGCAAACGGATCTGCACAGAACTGACATTAACATTGAGATCATCCAGCTTATCAACTTTAAATGGTTGTCCAAGAGTGTTTGATGTCTTTTGGAAAGATATTTAATGTGTTATTTCAGTTACAGTAAAAATATCTATAATTGTTTTGAAAACGCAGGCCATTTAAAAATGATGCTTGAGATTGTGTTGTATTTAAAGCTCATTCTGCTGAGATATCAGTGGCCCTGCAGTTCCAGTTTTGAGTAGTATTGTCCTGTGACTCCTTTGTGATGAATACCATATTCCCTGTTCCTGTATTCATGTGTGAGCCTGTCTcttcagaaaatttaaaaaaaacaaaacaaaacacgaATCTTGATGTTGCTCCTCTACTATGACTAATTGATGTTGGCTTTCAAGTCCATTTCAAGCAAGACATAAAACCTTGCATGTCTTTATGTTTACAGGTTAGTTAATGTATAATTGGACATACACTTGGTGCTATTTGTACGGTGTTAGAAATTGTCTGAAAAAGTAGTTTCTATCAGTGTACGATTGTACTGTGTACTGTTTTAAACTTTAAGAAATGTATTTGTGCAAATCCTAAATGGAATGGATTGTTCTAGGGGTATTCGGGTGAAGAGCTTTGTCGTCTAAGGCCCCTGAATAAGTGACAAGTATTTGGGATGCTTGGTAATGCTGGAACTTGCTTAGATTCTTGGGCacagggattttttttggggAAAGGGGAGCTTCTAGTTGCATGACCCTTTCTAGGTGAAAGCCATCTGAAGCCCAATGAGGGTGGATTCTTAAATTCAAGGATTAGTCAAGTCACTCTGGTAAGGGGCTGCTTTATGCAGA
This window harbors:
- the LOC141503016 gene encoding protein bicaudal D homolog 2-like, with product MKRQGPSLSPMEQERILALLRAEVERLSSELQETTQEKVQAATYGLAVLEENADLKQKYGDLETELESHRLELHQLKEALAECHSNHKRATFDGENREECLLLETASKEAKLMERIEELQNDIKQMRFLVTNTSAENDRLSSIIQELRKECKCIETEKALLKDEVKQYKMKELRQLQDTAELKEENLSLQKQISCLKETQMEYEGLRREVQRRDEEIELRNTRLAEVTRQKEISDHHLEEALETLQSEREQKNELRRVLSGYINTYDSLGTLPTNFDDLNQCNDDSLGIGYNNQVFRNHRENMMSMPQASNSSRSQPGLVCDLLSELSLSEIQKLNQQLLQVDHEKSTLLNSIKELQTQLDSTKDALSKQQAQNSYLLEQIQSLNKRYGSNDLSLLFGKDGEKSSASELSGPEHKCVASNCPQASRLKTELQEMHEKYQDLEAKYKQDMEAWQEESQNLTEKIRFWAKSGKQKQEIITNLENELQASRKRSTEFQSKLSLAQEELQVITEDLANMYRRICVCNNLLPDHGLLDSFKDGQTPVHTCKRHANDVVANVRMCRSQSNDLFVKVLFSPESSTVKSGSSNQSVSDSPCESDGEEYEKEPESLSTQISIIGSQVKQLQTALTISLRNKSLEAMSTELKDKNALVDEIMKLKSLLNTQREQIATLRTVLKANKQAAEGALSNMKRKYEDEKLVVSETMSKLRHELKVLKEDAATFSSLRAVFASRCDEYVLQLGEIQQQLAAAEDEKKTLKSLLSLAIQQKRALTQRLEALEAQSTVPLNSRAKLVSDPKGKPFKSNWR